Proteins encoded by one window of Salmonirosea aquatica:
- a CDS encoding MFS transporter, producing the protein MLGSTFAGLMIWVGNPASLHMLGVVVVLVVFMLRLRRYLAAIHEEPSPHSVSLAKPTPALLLLIVIGMAVSMGEGLAFDWSAVYLREVAHSTASVSALGFAVFSLAMTLGRFIGDSIIPRIGQKRLLMFGGLTAGFGLLLAILIPEPLVVMVGFLVLGLGCSLGAPMLYTASMQLPGTSPAAGLATFATLSFIGFMAGPPIVGFIAEGYGLPYGLLFVAVLLMGSGLLSRWARI; encoded by the coding sequence ATGTTGGGAAGTACATTTGCCGGTCTCATGATCTGGGTGGGTAACCCAGCTTCTCTACATATGCTGGGCGTGGTAGTGGTGCTGGTGGTTTTTATGCTGAGGTTACGAAGGTACCTAGCAGCCATTCACGAAGAACCCTCGCCCCACAGCGTTTCTCTGGCTAAGCCTACTCCTGCACTTTTACTGTTGATTGTGATCGGTATGGCGGTTTCGATGGGAGAAGGTCTGGCCTTCGACTGGAGTGCGGTGTACCTACGGGAAGTAGCCCACTCCACGGCTTCGGTATCCGCTCTGGGGTTTGCCGTTTTTTCGCTAGCCATGACCTTGGGACGCTTCATCGGGGATAGCATCATCCCCCGTATTGGTCAGAAACGCCTGCTGATGTTTGGCGGCCTGACTGCAGGTTTCGGTCTTTTACTAGCCATTCTAATTCCTGAACCATTAGTAGTCATGGTTGGTTTTTTGGTGCTGGGGCTAGGCTGTTCGCTGGGCGCGCCAATGCTCTATACTGCTTCCATGCAATTGCCAGGTACCTCCCCCGCGGCAGGACTAGCCACGTTTGCTACCTTAAGTTTCATTGGCTTCATGGCCGGCCCACCCATCGTAGGATTCATAGCCGAAGGCTATGGACTCCCCTACGGACTTTTGTTTGTGGCAGTTTTATTGATGGGAAGTGGCTTACTAAGTCGGTGGGCCCGCATCTAA
- a CDS encoding EamA family transporter encodes MALISLPGFRSRLSGTGLETPQRTKLILNLLSVYILWGSTYLFIHFMTEHMPPMYMAGCRLLTAGLILYPFARMTGSARPSRQEWLSAGLIGILLLTVANGGMTVALQYVPTGVAALLAGMLPLFIMMLNWLTFSKARPTRLAMAGLLVGMVGIGLLVKPGGFEATSSESWLGIAIITLGNISWALGTLLSGRLKLPTQIVSSAVQMLVGGGVLLVVSLLVEPVTLLSISHAPTKAIGALIYLIVFGSLIGFSSFAWLARNAPPQLLSTYAYVNPVVAMLLGWAFAGEVLTSQSLLSATIIVAGVVLISIGKKKG; translated from the coding sequence ATGGCGCTTATTTCACTCCCCGGTTTCAGATCCAGATTAAGCGGCACGGGTCTGGAAACTCCCCAACGTACCAAATTGATTCTCAACTTGCTGTCCGTGTATATATTATGGGGGTCTACCTACCTATTTATCCATTTCATGACCGAGCATATGCCACCTATGTACATGGCTGGTTGTCGGTTATTGACGGCGGGCCTAATTCTGTACCCATTTGCTCGCATGACAGGCAGCGCCCGTCCCTCCCGCCAGGAATGGCTTTCAGCAGGACTCATTGGAATATTGCTATTGACCGTAGCAAATGGAGGAATGACCGTCGCCCTGCAGTATGTACCTACGGGTGTAGCTGCCCTGTTGGCGGGGATGCTTCCGTTGTTCATCATGATGCTCAACTGGCTTACCTTTAGTAAGGCCAGGCCCACAAGACTCGCCATGGCAGGTTTGTTGGTGGGTATGGTAGGTATTGGCTTACTGGTGAAGCCCGGTGGTTTTGAAGCAACATCGAGCGAAAGCTGGCTCGGTATTGCCATCATCACGCTGGGTAATATTTCATGGGCCTTGGGTACCCTACTTTCGGGGCGATTGAAGCTACCCACCCAAATTGTATCGAGCGCGGTACAGATGTTGGTGGGCGGGGGCGTCTTGTTAGTAGTCAGTCTACTCGTCGAGCCCGTTACCCTACTGAGTATCAGCCATGCGCCTACCAAGGCCATCGGGGCGTTGATCTACCTCATTGTTTTCGGCTCGCTCATTGGATTTTCTTCGTTTGCCTGGCTGGCACGTAACGCGCCTCCACAGCTGCTTTCTACCTATGCTTATGTCAATCCAGTGGTGGCCATGCTACTGGGATGGGCTTTTGCGGGTGAAGTACTTACCAGTCAATCGCTCTTGTCAGCCACTATTATAGTAGCCGGTGTGGTTTTGATTTCGATTGGTAAAAAGAAAGGGTAG
- a CDS encoding M16 family metallopeptidase, which translates to MKNSSTSRFLLLALLTGTLGLQGTLAQDLPKGMKKVTSVEGITEYQLDNGLKVLIFPDPSKPTATVNMTYLVGSRHEGYGETGMAHLLEHMVFKGTPKHPNIPQELTEHGARPNGTTSYDRTNYFETFSSSDENLKWALDLEADRMVNSYIAKKDLESEFSVVRNEFESGENSPFRVLWQRLASAAYEWHNYGKSTIGNRSDIENVPIENLQAFYQRYYQPDNAVLTVAGKIDEAKTLALINDYFGKIPKPTRKLPVSYTVEPTQDGEKFVNLRRTGDIQMAACVYHIMPGSHEDFPAMEVLIEILTAEPNGKLYKNLVDTKKASSQGGFSFTLHDPGYVFFLAEVLKEKSLDEARVAMLATLDSAAMSKPSAEDVERAKASILKNWDLQFRSSERVGLGISEYIALGDWRLAFLFRDIVRKVTPDDVFRVAQQYFKPSNRTTGTFIPTANPDRVEVPAAPNIEELVKDYKGEALMAQGEAFDPSPENIESRTTKVEKPNALEVALLPKQTRGNVVAARMTLRLGDVKSLMNKGTIASLTASMLDKGTTNKTRQQIKDELDRLKARVNFFGGNNQAGVTIETTRDNLPEVMKLVADVLRNPAFDANEFEKLKQEQLAQIEAQRSEPQAIAINEFRRITSPYPKGDIRYITTFDEDVAEVKAATLDQVKAFYKDFYGADNASLAVVGDFDKEQIQKIIDDNFNTWKSAKPFTRIASPYQPVKAENKSFETPDKANAMFVAGFNMPLQDTDPDYPALVMANYMLGGGFLNSRLATRIRQKDGLSYGVGSQFNASSLDKNGSFLAYAIYAPQNVEKLEQAFKEELEKVTKEGFTADELKAAKSGYLQSRQVSRAQDASLAGTLSNNLYLNRTMDWEADFEKKIEALTPEAVKAAAAKYIDYSKITVIKAGDFEKAKKDNPATKTAPATMGGNPKK; encoded by the coding sequence ATGAAAAATTCATCGACTTCCCGCTTCCTGTTACTTGCATTGCTGACGGGTACGCTTGGTCTGCAGGGTACCCTGGCCCAGGACCTTCCCAAAGGCATGAAGAAGGTCACTTCCGTGGAAGGGATAACTGAATACCAGCTCGACAACGGCCTGAAGGTCCTGATCTTTCCTGACCCTTCCAAACCCACCGCTACGGTCAACATGACCTACCTGGTGGGCTCGCGGCACGAGGGGTACGGCGAAACGGGCATGGCGCACCTTCTGGAACACATGGTGTTCAAAGGTACCCCCAAACACCCCAACATCCCGCAGGAACTTACCGAACATGGGGCCCGGCCCAATGGAACTACCTCGTACGACCGTACCAATTATTTCGAAACGTTTTCATCCAGCGACGAAAACCTGAAATGGGCCCTCGACCTGGAGGCGGACCGGATGGTGAACTCCTACATTGCCAAGAAGGATCTGGAAAGTGAGTTCAGTGTGGTAAGGAATGAATTCGAATCGGGCGAAAACAGCCCTTTCCGGGTTTTGTGGCAGCGGTTGGCTTCGGCCGCTTATGAGTGGCATAACTATGGCAAATCGACGATTGGCAATCGCTCCGATATTGAGAATGTACCCATCGAGAATCTACAGGCATTTTACCAGCGCTACTACCAGCCCGATAACGCCGTGCTGACCGTGGCGGGAAAAATCGATGAAGCCAAAACCCTGGCTTTGATTAACGACTATTTTGGCAAAATCCCTAAACCTACCCGTAAACTTCCGGTGAGCTATACTGTGGAACCGACGCAGGATGGGGAGAAATTTGTCAATCTGCGCCGGACCGGCGACATTCAGATGGCCGCCTGCGTGTACCACATTATGCCGGGCTCGCACGAAGACTTTCCGGCTATGGAAGTGTTGATTGAGATCCTTACCGCCGAACCCAACGGAAAACTCTATAAAAACCTGGTGGACACCAAAAAGGCGTCCAGTCAGGGTGGATTCAGTTTTACGCTGCACGATCCGGGCTATGTATTTTTTCTGGCCGAAGTACTGAAAGAAAAATCACTTGATGAGGCGCGCGTGGCCATGTTGGCCACGCTTGATTCGGCTGCTATGTCGAAGCCCTCGGCTGAGGACGTGGAGCGGGCTAAGGCCTCGATTCTCAAAAATTGGGATTTGCAGTTCCGTAGTTCCGAGCGTGTCGGACTCGGCATTAGTGAATATATCGCCCTGGGCGACTGGCGCCTGGCCTTTCTATTCCGTGATATTGTCCGTAAAGTAACTCCTGACGATGTATTCCGTGTAGCGCAGCAGTATTTCAAGCCTTCCAACCGTACCACGGGTACCTTCATTCCCACGGCCAATCCCGACCGCGTGGAAGTACCTGCCGCTCCTAACATAGAGGAACTTGTGAAGGATTACAAGGGAGAAGCGCTCATGGCGCAGGGGGAAGCATTTGATCCATCGCCTGAGAACATAGAGAGCCGCACGACAAAAGTGGAAAAGCCCAATGCCCTTGAGGTAGCATTACTGCCCAAGCAAACGCGCGGCAACGTGGTAGCCGCCCGCATGACCCTCCGCCTCGGAGACGTAAAAAGTCTGATGAATAAAGGTACCATCGCCAGTCTGACGGCATCCATGCTCGACAAAGGTACCACCAACAAAACCAGACAACAGATTAAGGATGAATTGGACCGCCTGAAAGCCCGGGTCAATTTCTTTGGTGGCAATAACCAGGCTGGGGTTACGATTGAGACCACCCGCGACAACTTGCCGGAAGTAATGAAACTTGTGGCCGATGTGCTTAGGAATCCGGCATTCGATGCCAATGAATTCGAAAAGCTGAAGCAGGAGCAGTTGGCCCAGATTGAAGCCCAGCGCAGCGAGCCGCAGGCCATCGCCATCAACGAATTCCGCCGCATTACTTCCCCCTACCCGAAGGGAGACATTCGTTATATTACTACATTTGATGAAGACGTAGCCGAGGTAAAAGCCGCAACACTGGATCAGGTGAAAGCCTTTTATAAGGATTTCTACGGAGCCGATAACGCTTCACTGGCCGTGGTAGGGGATTTCGACAAAGAGCAGATTCAGAAAATCATTGACGACAATTTCAATACCTGGAAAAGCGCGAAGCCCTTTACGCGAATCGCCTCGCCCTACCAGCCAGTAAAAGCCGAGAACAAGTCGTTCGAAACGCCCGATAAGGCCAATGCCATGTTTGTGGCGGGTTTCAATATGCCCCTTCAGGATACCGACCCGGACTATCCGGCCCTAGTCATGGCCAACTACATGCTCGGTGGAGGCTTTCTTAACTCCCGCCTCGCTACCCGGATTCGTCAAAAGGATGGACTCAGCTACGGCGTCGGCTCCCAATTCAACGCCAGTTCGCTGGACAAAAACGGTAGTTTTTTGGCATACGCGATTTATGCCCCTCAGAATGTGGAGAAGCTGGAGCAGGCCTTTAAAGAAGAACTTGAAAAAGTAACAAAAGAGGGCTTTACGGCCGATGAACTGAAAGCCGCCAAGTCGGGGTATCTACAATCGCGCCAGGTGAGCCGGGCTCAGGATGCATCCCTGGCCGGTACCCTTTCGAATAATCTGTACCTGAACCGCACGATGGACTGGGAGGCTGATTTTGAAAAGAAGATTGAAGCGCTCACGCCCGAAGCTGTAAAAGCCGCCGCCGCCAAATACATCGATTACTCTAAAATTACGGTGATCAAAGCGGGCGATTTTGAAAAGGCCAAGAAAGATAATCCTGCCACGAAAACAGCACCCGCCACCATGGGCGGCAATCCCAAGAAGTAG